Proteins encoded together in one Oncorhynchus kisutch isolate 150728-3 unplaced genomic scaffold, Okis_V2 scaffold1053, whole genome shotgun sequence window:
- the LOC109877003 gene encoding gastrula zinc finger protein XlCGF17.1-like: QTLELNVIIKDEEEEEKIGKSVSHGNHGETLSTFREQQQEDHRAKRSHHCPHCGEIFSFLSKLKIHLKIHLGENLYSCTDCGKDFTTLKVLIVHQRVHERIHTGLKPYFCSDCGKSFSRLDTLKRHEHIHTGEKPYSCSDCGASFSRLGHLKTHEGIHTGEKPYSCSDCGKSFSRLGHLKTHERIHTGEKPYSCSDCGKSFSLLSNLKAHERMHTGVKPYSCSDCGKSFSRLGHLKTHERIHTGEKPYFCSDCLKCFTTSNDLKVHQRTHTGEKPYSCSDCVKCFTTYSGLESHQRTHTGEKPYACANCVKCFTSSTNLKIHQRTHTGEKPYSCSDCGKNFSRLGNLKRHELIHTEEKPY; the protein is encoded by the exons tcaaacactggaactgAATGTCatcattaaagatgaagaagaggaggagaagattgggaaatctgtttctcatg GAAACCATGGAGAGACATTATCTACATTcagagagcaacagcaggaagatcacagagctaagaggtctcaccactgcccacattgtgGGGAGATTTTCTCATTTCTATCAAAGCTGAAaatacacctaaaaatacacTTAGGAGAGAATCTGTATTCCTGTACTGACTGTGGCAAGGATTTCACAACATTAAAGGTTCTGATAGTTCATCAGAGAGTGCATGAACGGATACATACAGGATTgaagccttacttctgctctgactgtggaaagagtttctcacGACTGGACACCTTAAAAAGACATGAacatatacatacaggagagaagccttactcctgctccgACTGTGGGGCAAGTTTCTCTCGACTGGGCCACCTAAAAACACATGAaggtatacatacaggagagaagccttactcctgctctgactgtggaaagagtttctctcggCTGGGCCACCtaaaaacacatgaacgtatacatacaggagagaagccttactcctgctctgactgtgggaagagtttctctcTACTGAGCAACTTAAAAGCACATGAACGTATGCATACAGGAGTGAAGCcctactcctgctctgactgtggaaagagtttctctcgactgggccacctaaaaacacatgaacgtatacatacaggagagaagccttacttctgctctgactgtttaaaatgcttcacaacatcaaaTGACCtgaaagttcatcagagaacacacacaggagagaaaccttactcctgctctgattgtgtaaaatgcttcacaacataCTCTGGTCTTGAAagtcatcagagaacacacacaggagaaaagccttatgCCTGCGCTAAttgtgtaaaatgcttcacatCATCAACTAACCtaaaaattcatcagagaacacacacaggagagaagccttactcctgctctgactgtggaaagaattTCTCCCGACTGGGCAACTTAAAAAGACATGAACTTATACATACAGAAGAGAAGCCTTACTAA